In Alteromonas macleodii, the sequence CTGAAAAAACAGTTGGGTTTAATTCTGCAACCATTCAGGCAGTTGTACATAAAGCATGCTACTTTAAAAGTAGCTGCCTAACACTTAAGCAATACACAAATGGCTGCGCCATAACGATAATAATAGGAGCAACAATGGAACACGAAACTCTGTTTCCTCTGCTATGTAAAACTGCAGACGGCGACAAAAAAGCGTTTGCAGAGCTTTATAAGATAACCAGTCCACAGCTCTACGCTGTTGCTTTAAGGCTTTTGAAGCGCCCTGAACTTGCAGATGAAGCTACCCAAGATGCCTACATAAAAATTTGGCACAACGCTGGTAACTACCAGCGAGGCAAAGGCACCGTCCTCACATGGATGGTTAGTATCGCTCGTTATCGCGCACTCGATTTGATTCGCTATCACAACGTAAGAAATGAAGTTGAATTAAACGATGACGCACCTTCAGAT encodes:
- a CDS encoding sigma-70 family RNA polymerase sigma factor, producing MEHETLFPLLCKTADGDKKAFAELYKITSPQLYAVALRLLKRPELADEATQDAYIKIWHNAGNYQRGKGTVLTWMVSIARYRALDLIRYHNVRNEVELNDDAPSDVESAQTIKLGAEQAKLASCLDELDGPQRQAIHLAYVNGMSHQEVVTHLASPLGTIKSWIRRGLQSLQRCLSL